In uncultured Methanobacterium sp., a genomic segment contains:
- a CDS encoding inositol-3-phosphate synthase codes for MEKIRVAIIGIGNCASSLIQGIYYYADKKPKEAIGLMHWEIGGYKPSDIEVVAAFDIDARKVGMDVNEAIYALPNCTTVFCPNIKPSGVKVEMGSILDGVAPHMAEYPENHAFVVSEESEKSKEDIVKALQESETEILLNYLPVGSEKAARFYAECALEAGCAFINCMPVFIVSDKEWSDRFEEKGIPAVGDDIKAQIGATITHRTLANLFRERGVKLERTYQLNTGGNTDFLNMLNRNRLDSKKESKTEAVQSVLKERMDPDNIHIGPSDYVPWQKDNKLCFLRMEGKTFGDVPMNIELRLSVEDSPNSAGCVIDAVRCCKLALERKVGGQLTSISAYTMKHPPEQFTDDVAVEMVDEFIKGERER; via the coding sequence TTGGAAAAGATAAGGGTAGCGATAATTGGTATAGGCAATTGTGCCAGTTCACTGATCCAGGGTATTTATTACTATGCTGACAAAAAGCCAAAAGAAGCAATAGGCCTTATGCACTGGGAAATCGGAGGATACAAACCATCAGACATAGAAGTGGTGGCTGCATTTGATATTGACGCTCGTAAGGTTGGAATGGATGTAAATGAAGCTATTTACGCCCTTCCTAACTGCACTACGGTTTTCTGTCCAAATATTAAACCAAGTGGAGTGAAAGTAGAAATGGGTTCTATTTTAGACGGTGTAGCTCCGCATATGGCAGAATATCCTGAAAATCACGCTTTCGTGGTTTCAGAAGAGTCTGAAAAAAGCAAAGAAGACATTGTTAAAGCACTACAGGAATCTGAAACTGAGATCCTCTTGAATTATCTGCCAGTGGGATCAGAGAAGGCTGCCCGTTTCTATGCAGAATGTGCCCTGGAGGCAGGTTGTGCATTCATAAACTGTATGCCAGTATTCATTGTCAGTGACAAAGAATGGTCTGATCGCTTTGAAGAAAAAGGAATCCCTGCAGTTGGAGATGATATTAAAGCCCAGATCGGGGCAACTATCACCCACCGAACACTGGCCAACCTCTTCCGTGAAAGGGGTGTCAAACTGGAGCGAACCTATCAGCTAAATACCGGTGGAAACACTGATTTTTTAAACATGCTTAACCGTAACCGGTTGGATTCTAAAAAAGAATCAAAAACCGAAGCAGTGCAGTCTGTCTTAAAAGAGAGGATGGATCCAGATAACATTCACATTGGTCCATCAGATTACGTGCCCTGGCAGAAGGATAACAAGCTATGTTTCCTTAGAATGGAAGGTAAAACCTTTGGGGATGTTCCCATGAACATCGAACTCCGACTCAGTGTGGAAGACTCACCCAACTCCGCAGGATGTGTTATTGATGCTGTAAGATGTTGTAAACTTGCCCTGGAAAGGAAAGTTGGTGGTCAGCTTACATCCATCAGTGCTTACACCATGAAACACCCACCTGAACAGTTCACAGATGACGTGGCTGTGGAAATGGTGGATGAGTTCATTAAGGGTGAAAGGGAAAGGTAG
- the oadA gene encoding sodium-extruding oxaloacetate decarboxylase subunit alpha, which produces MTKIRLIETAFRDAHQSLLATRMRTRDMLPIAEEMDKVGFFSLECWGGATFDTCIRYLNEDPWERLRDIKELVKKTPLQMLLRGQNLVGYKHYPDDVVREFVEKSYENGVDVFRIFDALNDVRNMELSIKVAKEQGAHVQGTISYTTSPYHTIEKYVEFAKELEALECDSLTIKDMAGLISPHDTYELVKSLKEETDLLINLHCHCTSGMTPMSYYAACQAGVDLLDTAISPLAWGASQPPTESVVAALQKTPYNTELDLKLLNQIKKYFEGIREKYSGILDPITERVDTDVLLYQIPGGMLSNFVSQLKQQNALDRYEDVLSEVPRVRKDLGYPPLVTPTSQIVGIQAVMNVLGGERYKNPSKEVKEYVKGFYGRPPAPINPEIAHKIIGDEEAITCRPADLLEPELEKFRTEGEEKGIITKEEDVLTFAIYPAVAPKFLKGEAEEEPLAPPKSEAPESVQSAMPTEYQVDVDGESFQVKVVPTGYLEIEAMEGAKPSGPVEGGVTSPMQGMILKLKVKEGDKVTEGDVVAVLEAMKMENDIHSPKSGIVQEIFVNEGDTVSTGDTLMVIK; this is translated from the coding sequence ATGACTAAAATAAGGCTAATTGAAACCGCTTTTAGAGATGCACACCAGTCACTCCTGGCTACGAGGATGAGAACCAGAGATATGCTCCCTATTGCTGAGGAAATGGATAAGGTGGGATTTTTCTCTCTGGAATGTTGGGGAGGAGCCACCTTTGATACCTGCATCCGCTACCTGAATGAGGATCCCTGGGAAAGATTAAGGGACATTAAAGAGCTGGTGAAGAAAACTCCACTTCAGATGCTCTTACGTGGGCAGAATCTGGTGGGTTACAAGCACTACCCTGATGATGTGGTGCGCGAATTCGTTGAAAAATCCTATGAAAATGGTGTAGATGTTTTCAGGATATTTGATGCCCTTAACGACGTTCGTAACATGGAACTATCCATTAAAGTTGCAAAAGAACAGGGAGCTCATGTACAGGGAACAATCAGTTACACTACCAGCCCATACCATACTATAGAAAAATATGTAGAGTTTGCCAAGGAATTAGAAGCATTAGAATGTGATTCTCTTACCATAAAGGATATGGCGGGACTTATATCACCTCATGATACTTATGAACTGGTTAAAAGTTTGAAAGAGGAAACTGATCTTTTGATTAACCTCCACTGTCACTGTACAAGCGGTATGACTCCTATGAGTTATTACGCCGCATGTCAGGCAGGTGTTGATCTTTTAGACACTGCCATATCCCCATTAGCATGGGGCGCTTCCCAACCACCAACTGAAAGTGTGGTTGCAGCATTACAAAAAACTCCTTATAATACAGAACTGGATTTAAAGCTTTTAAACCAGATTAAAAAGTATTTCGAAGGAATAAGGGAAAAATACAGTGGCATTCTCGATCCAATCACCGAACGAGTGGATACCGATGTGCTTCTCTATCAGATCCCAGGAGGAATGCTCTCCAACTTCGTTTCACAACTAAAACAGCAGAATGCGCTGGACCGTTACGAGGATGTTCTCTCTGAAGTGCCACGGGTGCGGAAAGACCTGGGCTACCCTCCATTGGTGACTCCTACCAGTCAGATTGTAGGGATCCAGGCAGTCATGAATGTTCTGGGTGGAGAAAGATATAAAAATCCTTCTAAAGAAGTTAAAGAATACGTTAAAGGATTCTATGGAAGACCACCAGCACCCATTAACCCTGAGATTGCCCACAAGATCATTGGCGATGAAGAAGCCATAACCTGCCGCCCTGCCGATCTACTGGAACCAGAACTGGAAAAATTCAGAACAGAAGGAGAGGAAAAGGGGATCATCACCAAAGAAGAAGATGTGTTAACCTTTGCCATTTACCCTGCTGTGGCCCCTAAATTCCTGAAAGGAGAAGCAGAAGAAGAACCATTGGCACCACCAAAATCAGAGGCCCCTGAAAGTGTTCAATCTGCAATGCCCACTGAGTACCAGGTTGATGTGGATGGTGAGAGTTTCCAGGTTAAGGTAGTTCCAACCGGATACTTAGAAATTGAAGCTATGGAAGGAGCTAAACCCTCCGGTCCAGTCGAAGGTGGAGTAACATCTCCCATGCAGGGAATGATCCTGAAGCTTAAGGTCAAAGAAGGGGATAAAGTCACAGAAGGCGACGTAGTTGCAGTTCTAGAGGCCATGAAGATGGAAAATGATATCCACTCACCTAAATCAGGGATAGTCCAGGAGATTTTCGTGAATGAAGGAGATACTGTGAGTACCGGTGATACTTTGATGGTTATAAAATAA
- a CDS encoding roadblock/LC7 domain-containing protein: MVETKKEKLDNVLSSFLQVGQIKACAIVSKEGLLISSRTPPDVDARIFSALCSTILGAAEAASTQMKTGSVSEVSLKTEKGNIVLIPAGSKAILTTLTETEAQIGLILYEMEEKAKEVEQILHGT, from the coding sequence ATGGTAGAAACTAAAAAAGAGAAATTGGATAATGTTTTGTCATCATTTTTACAGGTAGGTCAAATTAAAGCATGTGCCATTGTTTCAAAAGAAGGCCTCCTCATCAGTTCCAGAACCCCTCCTGATGTTGATGCCCGTATATTTTCAGCACTCTGTTCCACCATACTGGGAGCTGCCGAAGCTGCATCAACACAAATGAAAACAGGATCTGTCAGTGAAGTTTCCCTTAAAACTGAAAAAGGTAATATAGTTTTAATTCCAGCAGGATCAAAGGCTATTTTAACTACTTTAACTGAGACTGAAGCCCAAATTGGACTTATACTTTATGAGATGGAAGAAAAGGCAAAAGAGGTTGAACAGATACTCCACGGGACTTAA
- a CDS encoding V4R domain-containing protein, translated as MNNEELKKAIDFYRSLVQKEIAIEKIVDGKRLGPRTLIKKDHLELNDIINPERSFLGKDVADDLDSVYVTTFRIGNLKKPISLAKTGYGTDIIAGIEMGVNLVKTGIIKNFDEISEFLVNYKIGIFDIFKEEEIKNGKRLDIRVYECIECAGLPNIGEPVCYFETGMIIGILRELTHKEVFAEEIRCWTSGYSFCHFDVEIKD; from the coding sequence ATGAACAACGAGGAACTAAAAAAGGCCATAGATTTCTACCGTTCTTTGGTTCAAAAAGAAATTGCAATTGAAAAAATTGTTGATGGTAAACGTCTTGGTCCCAGAACGCTCATAAAGAAGGATCATCTTGAATTAAACGACATAATCAATCCTGAAAGGTCCTTTTTAGGTAAAGATGTGGCTGATGATCTTGATTCAGTATACGTTACCACATTTAGGATTGGAAACTTAAAAAAACCAATATCACTTGCTAAAACGGGTTATGGTACTGATATAATTGCCGGAATAGAAATGGGAGTTAACTTGGTTAAAACTGGCATTATAAAAAATTTTGATGAAATTTCTGAGTTTTTAGTCAATTATAAGATAGGTATTTTTGATATTTTCAAAGAAGAAGAAATAAAAAATGGAAAAAGACTCGATATTAGAGTTTATGAATGTATTGAGTGCGCAGGATTACCTAACATAGGGGAACCCGTCTGTTACTTTGAAACGGGTATGATCATTGGTATATTAAGAGAACTAACTCATAAAGAGGTTTTTGCTGAGGAAATACGATGCTGGACCAGTGGTTATTCGTTCTGTCACTTTGATGTAGAAATAAAAGATTAA